A region of Deinococcus cellulosilyticus NBRC 106333 = KACC 11606 DNA encodes the following proteins:
- a CDS encoding DUF4188 domain-containing protein, with translation MVHTERITTEITEPITVFLIGMRVNKLLPFSKWWKVAMAMPPMIASLMKHPEKGMLHAESFFRFGPMTTIMVSYWKSPEHLENFARNPSDPHFQAWQDFYKLVGTDGSVGIWHETYVIEPGRVECVYANMPMFGLLGATKNAIPAKGHRSTFRKRLQGKEAVTGH, from the coding sequence ATGGTTCACACAGAGCGCATCACCACCGAGATCACCGAGCCCATCACCGTGTTCCTGATTGGCATGCGGGTCAACAAACTGCTCCCCTTCAGCAAATGGTGGAAAGTGGCCATGGCCATGCCCCCCATGATTGCAAGCCTCATGAAACACCCCGAAAAAGGCATGCTCCACGCCGAAAGCTTCTTCCGTTTCGGCCCAATGACCACCATCATGGTCAGTTACTGGAAAAGTCCGGAACACCTCGAAAACTTCGCCCGCAACCCCAGCGACCCTCACTTTCAGGCATGGCAGGACTTCTACAAACTGGTGGGAACAGATGGCAGTGTGGGCATCTGGCACGAGACCTATGTGATTGAACCAGGTCGGGTCGAATGCGTTTATGCCAACATGCCCATGTTCGGACTTCTGGGAGCAACCAAAAATGCCATCCCCGCAAAGGGGCACCGCAGCACATTCAGAAAGCGCCTGCAGGGCAAAGAAGCCGTCACGGGTCACTAG
- a CDS encoding GNAT family N-acetyltransferase, which produces MPEIRVLNASDAPIYRELRLQALTHDPNAFLVDPDQYRQMPLETIEGQLSSEEDGKFTLGAFLDEKLVGMCTFIRESHPKIRHKGKVVAVYVAPEARGQGVARKLMETLIERVRSYGDVEQIQLGVSHTQVAAQKLYTRLGFEIFGIEKQAVKQNGEYLDEEWRVLKL; this is translated from the coding sequence ATGCCTGAAATTCGTGTTCTGAATGCCAGTGATGCCCCCATCTACCGTGAATTGCGCCTCCAGGCCCTCACCCATGATCCCAATGCGTTTCTGGTCGACCCAGACCAGTACCGTCAAATGCCCCTTGAAACCATTGAAGGACAGCTCTCCAGTGAAGAAGACGGCAAATTCACACTGGGTGCCTTCCTGGATGAAAAACTGGTGGGCATGTGCACCTTCATCAGGGAAAGCCATCCCAAAATCCGCCACAAGGGGAAGGTGGTGGCCGTGTATGTTGCCCCAGAAGCCAGAGGACAGGGGGTCGCACGAAAACTCATGGAAACCCTGATTGAGCGTGTTCGCAGCTATGGGGATGTGGAACAGATCCAGCTTGGGGTCAGCCACACCCAGGTTGCTGCCCAGAAGCTTTACACCCGCCTCGGATTTGAAATCTTCGGCATTGAAAAACAGGCCGTCAAACAAAACGGTGAATACCTGGATGAGGAGTGGAGGGTCCTGAAGCTGTAA
- a CDS encoding GGDEF domain-containing protein, translating into MEHSFQGQQNSAAYLIRDPLTGAYSRGLLESRLIEETARSGREKIPLTLCVFTLDRFQTLRAQWGPRRVDQILRELTSLVQKKMRSSDVLFRSGAEEFVLMLPSTSKKNAIQVCERLLERVAVHPFAGEPVLFQSISVGLASYPEDSGRVSELMQVARKRNAWASEQGRNRFVTEDLRDVPLVHFDHLTHPIEREDHLEAFQAFLDMLEIKQKGLFTLAGQPDSGRSFFLNYLAQTARAQNYAVLMLTPSESLQAIPHGVLQQAKWDHPLPVHEGPRSVVAALQQGCQGKMGLIITIDEGTLLDPTTCRTLQQILDGLSLPVALMMSCGIKTLLSPFQVPLETRVSLTPLSREGMKAWLTEVLNWEAPFQLQDWCYRQSDGYPGRAKKTLGLLMSQGVLRPLHSGWELASGWETRLDQWQNQ; encoded by the coding sequence ATGGAACATTCCTTTCAGGGACAGCAAAATTCAGCAGCGTATCTGATCCGGGACCCCCTGACCGGAGCCTATTCAAGAGGGCTGCTGGAATCCCGTTTGATTGAAGAAACCGCCCGTTCCGGGCGTGAGAAGATCCCCCTCACCCTGTGTGTCTTCACCCTTGACCGTTTTCAGACCCTCAGAGCGCAGTGGGGGCCAAGGCGTGTGGACCAGATTTTGCGTGAACTCACCAGCCTTGTCCAGAAGAAAATGCGCAGTTCGGATGTGCTTTTCCGGTCTGGTGCAGAGGAATTTGTTTTGATGCTGCCCTCAACCAGCAAGAAGAACGCCATTCAGGTCTGTGAACGCCTCCTTGAACGGGTGGCAGTGCATCCCTTTGCTGGAGAACCTGTGCTTTTTCAGTCCATCAGTGTGGGTCTGGCCTCTTACCCTGAAGACTCGGGGAGGGTCAGTGAACTGATGCAGGTGGCCCGCAAACGCAATGCCTGGGCCAGCGAACAGGGCAGAAACCGCTTCGTCACCGAAGACCTGCGGGATGTGCCCCTGGTGCATTTCGATCACCTGACCCATCCCATCGAGAGGGAAGACCACCTGGAAGCCTTCCAGGCCTTTCTGGACATGCTGGAGATCAAACAGAAGGGCCTTTTCACCCTGGCCGGACAGCCTGATTCTGGACGCAGCTTTTTCCTGAACTACCTTGCCCAGACTGCGCGTGCTCAGAATTACGCTGTGTTGATGCTGACCCCTTCGGAAAGCCTGCAGGCCATCCCGCATGGCGTGCTGCAACAGGCCAAATGGGACCACCCTCTGCCTGTGCATGAAGGCCCTCGCTCGGTGGTTGCGGCCCTGCAACAGGGCTGTCAGGGCAAGATGGGGCTGATCATCACCATTGACGAGGGTACGCTGCTCGACCCCACCACCTGCCGCACCTTGCAGCAGATTCTGGATGGGCTTTCCTTGCCTGTGGCCCTGATGATGTCCTGTGGCATCAAAACCCTGCTCAGTCCTTTTCAGGTCCCACTGGAAACCCGGGTGTCCCTGACCCCCCTGAGCCGGGAAGGCATGAAAGCCTGGCTGACAGAGGTCCTCAACTGGGAAGCCCCCTTCCAGTTGCAGGACTGGTGTTACCGGCAATCGGATGGATACCCTGGCCGGGCGAAAAAGACCCTCGGTCTGCTGATGTCGCAGGGAGTGCTCAGACCTCTGCATTCAGGGTGGGAACTTGCTTCTGGCTGGGAAACCCGTCTGGACCAGTGGCAGAACCAGTGA
- a CDS encoding PadR family transcriptional regulator, translating to MALPHAILGFLSFEPLTGYDLKTQCFDQSVRYFWSADQAQIYRTLEKLQQEGHIKSDLEIQEGKPNRKVYHLTDSGREVLLKWLREPQELPVFKEPFLMQLYFSDGLTNEEILKQIRYQKQQHSERLNEYFAIRDYFEQGFEKRPQDPLKRAHQLQYLTLKFGIQLEELYLKWLQNAEQVIEGLQEE from the coding sequence ATGGCACTGCCCCACGCAATACTCGGCTTTCTGAGCTTTGAACCCCTCACCGGATACGACCTGAAAACCCAGTGCTTTGACCAGAGCGTGCGCTACTTCTGGAGTGCCGACCAGGCCCAGATTTACCGCACCCTCGAGAAACTGCAGCAGGAAGGCCACATCAAAAGTGACCTTGAAATCCAGGAAGGCAAACCCAACCGCAAGGTTTACCATCTGACCGACAGTGGCCGGGAGGTCCTGCTGAAATGGCTGCGGGAACCCCAGGAGCTTCCTGTTTTCAAAGAACCTTTTTTGATGCAGCTGTATTTTTCAGATGGCCTGACAAATGAAGAAATCCTCAAGCAGATTCGGTATCAGAAACAACAGCACAGTGAGCGCCTGAACGAGTATTTTGCAATCAGGGATTACTTCGAGCAGGGATTTGAAAAGCGCCCGCAAGATCCCCTGAAACGTGCGCATCAGCTGCAGTACCTCACCCTGAAATTCGGCATTCAGCTGGAAGAGCTTTACCTGAAATGGCTGCAGAATGCAGAACAGGTGATCGAAGGGCTGCAGGAGGAGTAA
- a CDS encoding GNAT family N-acetyltransferase, whose product MITVRKLNPDDFDHIWPMLEEMKHIDSKEQVHERFRMFCFREDWFLFGAEQNGKIIGYTAGQDYGTDFRSGDTHRECKMHDLFVFPEHRRQGAGKALVEAAREWARSRSVRYFYWYASKGAIPFYEKLGVTGVENSHPDHPYFEVDFNA is encoded by the coding sequence ATGATCACCGTAAGGAAATTGAATCCCGATGATTTTGACCACATCTGGCCCATGCTCGAAGAAATGAAACACATCGATTCAAAAGAACAGGTGCATGAACGGTTTCGAATGTTTTGCTTCCGGGAAGACTGGTTTCTGTTCGGTGCCGAACAGAATGGGAAGATCATTGGTTACACAGCAGGACAGGACTATGGGACCGATTTCCGTTCTGGAGACACCCACCGCGAATGCAAGATGCATGATCTTTTTGTCTTCCCAGAACACCGCAGACAGGGCGCGGGAAAAGCCCTGGTGGAGGCAGCCAGGGAATGGGCCAGATCCCGCTCTGTGCGTTATTTCTACTGGTATGCCAGCAAAGGTGCCATCCCTTTTTACGAAAAACTGGGTGTGACTGGAGTCGAAAACTCACACCCCGATCATCCTTACTTCGAGGTGGATTTCAATGCCTGA
- a CDS encoding DUF2905 domain-containing protein, giving the protein MGKTLIVIGLVLVGLGVLWVYFPKALSWFGHLPGDIRYKSDNVTVFVPITSMIVVSVVLSLLARLFGGSR; this is encoded by the coding sequence ATGGGCAAAACACTGATTGTGATCGGTCTGGTTCTGGTGGGACTGGGGGTGCTGTGGGTGTATTTTCCAAAAGCCCTCAGCTGGTTTGGTCACCTTCCGGGAGACATCCGCTACAAAAGTGACAACGTAACGGTGTTTGTTCCCATCACCAGTATGATCGTGGTCAGTGTGGTGCTGAGCCTGCTCGCACGACTGTTTGGAGGTTCAAGATGA
- a CDS encoding glutaredoxin family protein, with product MIKMYTTSWCPDCHVTKAVLQKKGIPFEEINIETVAGAADYVMQVNGGKRSVPTLEYNGVAESMSRFSREKLDTYLKRVGLQ from the coding sequence ATGATCAAGATGTACACCACGTCCTGGTGCCCCGATTGCCACGTCACCAAGGCCGTCCTGCAGAAAAAAGGCATTCCTTTTGAGGAAATCAACATTGAAACGGTTGCAGGAGCGGCAGATTACGTGATGCAGGTCAATGGGGGCAAACGCAGCGTTCCCACCCTGGAGTACAACGGCGTGGCTGAGTCCATGAGCCGTTTTTCACGGGAAAAACTGGACACCTACCTGAAACGCGTCGGACTGCAGTAA